A DNA window from Streptomyces canus contains the following coding sequences:
- a CDS encoding SulP family inorganic anion transporter, with protein MMTKYPHLRQDFAASLVVFLVALPLCVGVAVASGVPAELGLITGIVGGIVTGLMRGSSLQVSGPAAGLTVLVFEAVNEFGLPALGVIVLAAGLIQLVMGALKLGRWFRAISVSVVEGMLAGIGLVIIAGQLYSAAGLKAPASGLDKILGLPGAVADVLGSTTALASLAVGAGTIAVLVLWKKLPKKAQTVPGALAAVLLATLVTQVFGLSIATVEVNGLLASVQPPGMDAFGELANPAIFGTIIAFTLIASAESLFSAAAVDRLHDGPRTEYDKELMAQGAGNAVCGALGALPMTAVIVRSSANVQAGAKTKASRVMHGVWLLLFAALLPSTLALIPLPALAGILVHAGFKLIPFREIVSLWRGHRGEALILVVTAVSIVAVNMFEGVLIGLALSVVKTAWEASHLKLEIVDKGAGPIQAHLSGNATFLRLPKILDSLESLPQDRPVELDLTGLHHLDHACGTALENWAERHSAVGTEPVRVTEPEPVKATAP; from the coding sequence ATGATGACCAAATACCCTCACCTGCGGCAGGACTTCGCCGCCTCCCTGGTCGTCTTCCTGGTCGCGCTCCCGCTCTGCGTGGGCGTGGCCGTCGCCTCCGGCGTCCCGGCCGAACTCGGCCTGATCACCGGCATAGTCGGCGGCATCGTCACCGGTCTGATGCGCGGCAGCAGCCTCCAGGTCTCCGGGCCCGCGGCCGGTCTGACCGTGCTCGTCTTCGAGGCGGTGAACGAGTTCGGGCTGCCCGCGCTCGGTGTCATCGTGCTGGCCGCCGGACTGATCCAGCTCGTCATGGGCGCCCTGAAGCTGGGGCGCTGGTTCCGGGCGATATCCGTCTCGGTCGTCGAGGGCATGCTGGCCGGTATCGGTCTCGTGATCATCGCGGGCCAGCTGTACTCGGCGGCCGGTCTGAAGGCGCCCGCCTCCGGACTCGACAAGATCCTGGGCCTGCCCGGCGCCGTCGCCGACGTGCTCGGCAGCACCACGGCACTCGCCTCGCTCGCCGTCGGCGCGGGCACCATCGCGGTGCTCGTCCTGTGGAAGAAGCTGCCCAAGAAGGCGCAGACGGTGCCGGGCGCGCTCGCCGCGGTCCTGCTGGCCACCCTGGTCACCCAGGTCTTCGGCCTGTCGATCGCCACCGTCGAGGTGAACGGCCTGCTGGCCTCCGTCCAGCCGCCCGGCATGGACGCCTTCGGCGAACTCGCCAACCCCGCCATCTTCGGCACGATCATCGCCTTCACCCTGATCGCCTCCGCCGAGAGCCTGTTCAGCGCCGCCGCGGTGGACCGGCTGCACGACGGCCCGCGCACCGAGTACGACAAGGAGCTCATGGCCCAGGGCGCGGGCAACGCGGTCTGCGGCGCGCTCGGCGCCCTGCCCATGACCGCGGTCATCGTGCGCAGTTCGGCCAACGTCCAGGCGGGCGCGAAGACCAAGGCCTCCCGGGTCATGCACGGCGTGTGGCTCCTGCTGTTCGCGGCCCTGCTGCCCTCGACGCTGGCGCTGATCCCGCTGCCCGCGCTCGCCGGCATCCTGGTCCACGCGGGCTTCAAGCTGATCCCCTTCCGGGAGATCGTGTCGCTGTGGCGGGGCCACCGCGGTGAGGCGCTGATCCTGGTGGTCACGGCCGTCTCGATCGTCGCGGTGAACATGTTCGAGGGCGTGCTGATCGGTCTGGCCCTGTCGGTCGTCAAGACCGCCTGGGAGGCCTCGCACCTCAAGCTGGAGATCGTCGACAAGGGCGCGGGCCCCATCCAGGCCCATCTGTCGGGCAACGCCACCTTCCTGCGGCTGCCGAAGATCCTCGACAGCCTGGAGTCGCTGCCCCAGGACCGGCCCGTGGAGCTGGACCTGACCGGTCTGCACCACCTGGACCACGCCTGCGGTACGGCGCTGGAAAACTGGGCCGAGCGGCACAGCGCGGTCGGCACCGAACCGGTCCGGGTCACCGAGCCCGAGCCGGTGAAGGCCACCGCTCCGTAG
- a CDS encoding FAD-dependent oxidoreductase, giving the protein MTENRHVKGSYWLETAPGGPQPPLTEDLDVDVAVIGAGIAGLSTAWELTRAGRRVAVLEAGQVAAGVTGHTTAKLTALHTLIYDKLRRTRGPEGARLYARSQSEAIERAAGIADELGVDCDWEQRSAYTYVRDPSRVDELRAEAAAAREAGLPASFVTETGLPFPVAGAVRVTGQAQFHPRKYLLALAEDLVASGAAVHEHTAVVGLDEGEPCRLTTDTGATVTARDVVVATHYPIFDRALLFTRLSPRRELVVAGTIERERDPDGMYITPEEGTRSVRTAPWDADRRLLIVTGEHFTPGTGDTRSRFDHLGAWASRHFPDVDLTHAWATQDNDPTDTVPLVGPLHPGAKHTYVATGFGGWGMSGGIMAGLLLTAQITGEKCAWSDLYDPRRLRSTVREAPSFLKTQAQVARHFVGDRLRPAPPLESLPPGEGAVVRVNGDRLAVYRDDEGTLHAVSPRCTHLGCLVSFNGAEDAWECPCHGSRFDTNGKVIQGPATKPLERRDI; this is encoded by the coding sequence ATGACCGAGAACCGGCACGTCAAGGGCTCGTACTGGCTGGAGACGGCACCCGGCGGACCCCAGCCGCCACTGACCGAGGACCTCGACGTCGACGTGGCCGTCATCGGCGCCGGCATCGCCGGGCTGAGCACGGCGTGGGAACTGACGCGGGCCGGGCGCCGGGTGGCGGTCCTGGAGGCCGGACAGGTGGCCGCGGGGGTCACCGGGCACACCACCGCCAAGCTGACCGCCCTGCACACCCTGATCTACGACAAGCTGCGCCGCACCCGCGGCCCCGAGGGCGCCCGGCTGTACGCCCGCTCGCAGAGCGAGGCGATCGAGCGGGCCGCCGGGATCGCGGACGAGCTGGGCGTCGACTGCGACTGGGAACAGCGCAGCGCCTACACCTACGTCCGTGACCCGAGCCGCGTCGACGAGCTGCGGGCCGAGGCGGCGGCCGCCCGGGAGGCGGGGCTGCCGGCTTCGTTCGTGACGGAGACCGGGCTGCCGTTCCCCGTGGCGGGCGCGGTGCGGGTGACCGGGCAGGCCCAGTTCCATCCACGCAAGTACCTGCTGGCCCTGGCCGAGGACCTCGTCGCCTCCGGTGCGGCCGTCCACGAGCACACGGCCGTCGTCGGCCTCGACGAGGGCGAGCCGTGCCGCCTGACCACCGACACGGGGGCGACGGTGACGGCACGGGACGTCGTGGTCGCCACCCACTACCCGATCTTCGACCGTGCCCTCCTGTTCACCCGGCTCTCCCCGCGCCGCGAGCTGGTCGTCGCCGGGACGATCGAGCGGGAACGGGATCCGGACGGTATGTACATCACGCCGGAGGAGGGCACCCGCTCGGTCCGTACGGCTCCCTGGGACGCCGACCGGCGCCTGCTCATCGTCACCGGCGAGCACTTCACGCCCGGCACCGGCGACACCCGGAGCCGTTTCGACCACCTTGGTGCCTGGGCTTCCCGGCACTTCCCCGACGTGGACCTCACCCACGCCTGGGCCACCCAGGACAACGACCCCACCGACACCGTGCCGCTCGTCGGCCCCCTGCACCCGGGCGCCAAGCACACCTACGTCGCCACCGGCTTCGGCGGCTGGGGCATGAGCGGCGGAATCATGGCGGGCCTCCTGCTCACGGCCCAGATCACCGGCGAGAAGTGCGCGTGGAGCGACCTGTACGACCCGCGCCGCCTGCGCTCGACGGTCCGCGAGGCCCCGTCCTTCCTCAAGACCCAGGCACAGGTGGCCCGCCACTTCGTCGGCGACCGGCTGCGTCCCGCACCTCCGCTGGAGTCCCTCCCGCCCGGCGAGGGCGCGGTCGTCCGGGTGAACGGCGACCGTCTCGCGGTGTACCGCGACGACGAGGGCACCCTGCACGCCGTCTCCCCGCGCTGCACCCACCTCGGCTGCCTGGTCTCCTTCAACGGTGCCGAGGACGCCTGGGAATGCCCCTGCCACGGCTCCCGCTTCGACACGAACGGCAAGGTGATCCAGGGGCCGGCGACCAAGCCGCTGGAGCGGCGGGACATCTGA
- the murC gene encoding UDP-N-acetylmuramate--L-alanine ligase: MAPGLPTAMDRPHFIGIGGAGMSGIAKILAQRGAKVAGSDAKESPTAEALRALGATVHIGHAAEHLASDATCVVVSSAIRADNPELARAAELGIPVVHRSDALASLMDGLRAIAVAGTHGKTTTTSMLAVSLSALGLKPSYAIGGDLDAPGSNALHGEGEIFVAEADESDRSFHKYAPEVAIVLNVELDHHANYASMDEIYASFETFVDRVAEGGTLVISADHEGARELTRRVTACDVSVVTYGDAEDADVRVLSVVPQGLKSEVTVEMDGSPLTFTVSVPGRHYAHNAVAALAAGVALGVPAAELAPALAAYTGVKRRLQLKGEAAGVQVIDSYAHHPTEMTADLEAMRAAAGDARILVVFQPHLFSRTQELGKEMGEALAAADGSLVLDIYPAREDPIPGVTSELIIDAARAAGADVTPVHDKADVASVVAGMAKAGDLVLTMGAGDVTDLGPLILDRLAK, encoded by the coding sequence ATGGCCCCCGGCCTTCCTACCGCCATGGACCGACCGCACTTCATCGGGATCGGTGGGGCGGGGATGTCGGGGATCGCGAAGATCCTCGCGCAGCGTGGGGCGAAGGTGGCCGGCAGTGACGCCAAGGAGTCCCCGACCGCCGAGGCGCTGCGGGCGCTGGGCGCGACCGTGCACATCGGGCACGCGGCGGAGCACCTGGCGTCCGACGCCACCTGTGTGGTCGTGTCGTCGGCGATCCGGGCCGACAACCCGGAGCTGGCGCGGGCGGCCGAGCTCGGCATCCCGGTGGTGCACCGGTCCGACGCCCTCGCCTCGCTGATGGACGGCCTGCGGGCGATCGCGGTCGCCGGTACCCACGGCAAGACCACGACCACGTCGATGCTGGCCGTCTCGCTGAGCGCACTGGGCCTGAAGCCGTCGTACGCGATCGGCGGCGACCTGGACGCCCCCGGCTCCAACGCCCTGCACGGCGAGGGCGAGATCTTCGTCGCCGAGGCGGACGAATCCGACCGCAGCTTCCACAAGTACGCCCCCGAGGTCGCGATCGTCCTCAACGTCGAGCTCGACCACCACGCCAACTACGCGTCGATGGACGAGATCTACGCCTCCTTCGAGACGTTCGTGGACCGCGTCGCCGAGGGCGGCACACTGGTGATCTCGGCGGATCACGAGGGCGCGCGGGAGCTGACCCGGCGCGTCACCGCGTGCGACGTGAGCGTGGTGACCTACGGCGACGCCGAGGACGCCGACGTGCGCGTGCTGTCCGTCGTCCCGCAGGGGCTGAAGAGCGAGGTCACCGTGGAGATGGACGGCTCGCCGCTCACCTTCACCGTGTCCGTGCCCGGCCGCCACTACGCGCACAACGCGGTGGCCGCGCTGGCGGCGGGCGTCGCGCTGGGTGTCCCGGCCGCCGAACTGGCTCCCGCCCTGGCCGCGTACACGGGCGTCAAGCGGCGCCTGCAGCTCAAGGGCGAGGCGGCCGGGGTGCAGGTCATCGACTCCTACGCCCACCACCCCACCGAGATGACGGCGGACCTGGAGGCCATGCGGGCGGCGGCCGGTGACGCCCGCATCCTGGTCGTCTTCCAGCCCCATCTGTTCTCGCGGACGCAGGAGCTCGGCAAGGAGATGGGCGAGGCGCTCGCTGCTGCGGACGGCTCGCTGGTCCTTGACATCTACCCGGCCCGCGAGGACCCGATCCCCGGGGTGACGAGCGAGCTGATCATCGACGCGGCGCGGGCCGCGGGCGCGGACGTGACGCCGGTCCACGACAAGGCGGACGTGGCGTCGGTGGTCGCGGGAATGGCGAAGGCCGGTGATCTCGTTCTCACCATGGGCGCGGGTGACGTGACGGACCTCGGCCCGCTGATTCTGGACCGTCTCGCGAAGTAA
- a CDS encoding PPK2 family polyphosphate kinase, with translation MSKKDSKGRTTKKGPTAGDDLALRELLRVPGGKPMDLAAHDSREIPAGPRDKQAGLAAMTDLATPLADLQERLWAASTAGDRRRVLLVLQGMDTSGKGGTVKHVIGLFNPSGCRIHAFKAPTPKELRHPFLWRIKRALPQAGELGIFDRSHYEDVLVARVRALAPAAEIERRYDEINRFEKSLAGDGVTVIKCFLHISYDEQRDRLLKRLDRPDKHWKFNVSDIDDRALWPAYQQAYELALERCSTPRAPWYLVPADRKWYRNWAVSRLLLEHLSDLDPRYPKADFDVEEARRRLLEQ, from the coding sequence ATGTCGAAGAAGGACTCGAAGGGCCGCACGACGAAGAAGGGCCCCACGGCCGGCGACGACCTCGCCCTGCGCGAGCTGCTGCGGGTACCCGGCGGCAAGCCGATGGACCTCGCCGCCCACGACAGCCGGGAGATCCCGGCCGGCCCCCGCGACAAGCAGGCGGGCCTGGCCGCGATGACCGATCTGGCCACCCCGCTCGCCGACCTTCAGGAACGCCTGTGGGCGGCGAGCACGGCCGGCGACCGGCGCCGGGTCCTGCTGGTGCTCCAGGGCATGGACACCAGCGGCAAGGGCGGCACGGTCAAGCACGTCATCGGTCTGTTCAACCCGTCCGGGTGCCGCATCCACGCCTTCAAGGCACCCACGCCCAAGGAACTCCGGCACCCCTTTCTCTGGCGCATCAAAAGGGCCCTCCCGCAAGCCGGTGAGCTGGGCATCTTCGACCGCTCGCACTACGAGGACGTCCTCGTCGCCCGCGTCCGTGCCCTCGCCCCGGCCGCCGAGATCGAGCGCCGCTACGACGAGATCAACCGCTTCGAGAAGTCCCTCGCCGGCGACGGCGTCACCGTGATCAAGTGCTTCCTGCACATCTCGTACGACGAACAGCGCGACCGCCTGCTCAAGCGCCTCGACCGCCCGGACAAGCACTGGAAGTTCAACGTCTCGGACATCGACGACCGCGCCCTGTGGCCCGCCTACCAGCAGGCGTACGAGTTGGCACTGGAGCGCTGCTCGACACCGCGCGCCCCGTGGTACCTGGTCCCCGCCGACCGCAAGTGGTACCGCAACTGGGCGGTCAGCCGACTTCTCCTCGAACACCTGTCGGATCTGGACCCGCGCTACCCGAAGGCGGACTTCGACGTGGAGGAAGCCCGCAGGCGGCTGCTCGAACAGTGA
- a CDS encoding indole-3-glycerol phosphate synthase: MFTSVLMIEKALTSADVEFVTTLHGDESVAFHVLLQPRGNQADRLLRAIDDVALGELDEAVRERETPEGQDAKPFGERALEVSLQALRISGSEAEGRLIEDHPLDALKALVEETGADEVIVLTDPHYVEEFFHRDWASRARHKVGVPVLKLFSHSKE, from the coding sequence GTGTTCACAAGCGTTTTGATGATCGAGAAGGCCCTGACGTCCGCCGATGTGGAGTTCGTCACCACCTTGCACGGTGATGAGTCGGTCGCGTTCCACGTGCTGCTCCAGCCGCGGGGGAATCAGGCCGACCGCCTGCTGCGGGCCATCGACGACGTGGCGCTGGGCGAGCTGGACGAGGCCGTACGGGAGCGGGAGACCCCCGAAGGCCAGGACGCGAAGCCCTTCGGGGAGCGGGCGCTGGAGGTGTCTCTCCAGGCGCTGCGGATTTCAGGGAGCGAGGCGGAGGGACGGCTGATCGAGGACCATCCGCTGGACGCGCTCAAAGCGCTGGTGGAAGAGACCGGAGCCGACGAGGTGATCGTGCTGACCGATCCCCACTACGTGGAGGAGTTCTTCCACCGGGACTGGGCGTCGAGAGCGCGGCACAAGGTGGGCGTACCGGTGCTGAAGCTGTTCTCGCACAGCAAGGAGTAG
- a CDS encoding PhoX family protein, with the protein MSATRRQVLARSGALGVGIAFTGALSELFAGTAAAQSLGHTGYGPLVPDPKGLLDLPKGFRYKVLSREGDQLRSGEGKVPSNHDGMTALPGRHGRVHLVRNHENRPTAAIAVPTVEGLTYDPAGKGGCTALTLDSRNNVLSERVAIAGTAVNCAGGPTPWGTWLTCEETEDKAGTNGYTKDHGFIFEVDPVDPHRSGAVPLTAMGRFQHEAIAIDPKRGIVYETEDAFLKPFGLFYRFLPNRPEGGLGSLRAGGRLQAMRVPGVPDLSVVQETGACFEGIEWVDVPDPLATETPVRLQDFGPKGITHAQKLEGCYWGGKSVYFVSSFAHSAEGSAADHFGQIWRYDPSARRLTLVIVFGPDTDVQLPGESPDNICLAPSGGLMVCEDGNGAQHVFGVTRQGEVYAMARGRQNIGTPEAPEWGEFAGVTFSPDGQTMYVNCYTPGTTFAVTGPWRR; encoded by the coding sequence ATGTCCGCAACACGACGTCAGGTCCTGGCCCGCTCCGGCGCCTTGGGCGTGGGCATCGCCTTCACCGGCGCCCTCTCCGAACTCTTCGCCGGCACCGCCGCCGCCCAGTCCCTCGGCCACACCGGTTACGGCCCCCTCGTCCCCGACCCGAAGGGCCTGCTGGACCTGCCGAAGGGCTTCCGCTACAAGGTCCTGTCCCGCGAGGGCGACCAGCTCCGCTCCGGCGAGGGCAAGGTCCCCTCGAACCACGACGGCATGACCGCGCTGCCCGGCAGACACGGTCGCGTCCACCTGGTCCGCAACCACGAGAACCGCCCCACCGCGGCCATCGCCGTCCCCACCGTCGAGGGCCTCACCTACGACCCGGCGGGCAAGGGCGGCTGTACCGCCCTCACGCTGGACTCCCGCAACAACGTGCTGTCGGAGCGGGTCGCCATCGCCGGCACCGCCGTCAACTGCGCGGGCGGGCCCACCCCTTGGGGCACCTGGCTGACTTGCGAGGAGACCGAGGACAAGGCCGGCACCAACGGCTACACCAAGGACCACGGCTTCATCTTCGAGGTCGACCCGGTCGACCCGCACCGCTCCGGGGCCGTACCGCTGACCGCGATGGGCCGCTTCCAGCACGAGGCCATCGCGATCGACCCGAAACGCGGCATCGTCTACGAGACCGAGGACGCCTTCCTCAAACCCTTCGGCCTCTTCTACCGCTTCCTGCCCAACAGGCCCGAAGGCGGCCTCGGTTCACTGCGCGCGGGCGGCCGGCTCCAGGCGATGCGGGTGCCCGGGGTGCCGGACCTGTCCGTGGTGCAGGAGACCGGCGCCTGCTTCGAGGGCATCGAGTGGGTCGACGTACCGGACCCGCTGGCCACCGAAACGCCCGTCCGGCTCCAGGACTTCGGCCCGAAGGGCATCACCCATGCCCAGAAACTGGAGGGCTGCTACTGGGGCGGGAAGAGCGTCTACTTCGTCTCGTCGTTCGCGCACAGCGCCGAGGGTTCGGCCGCCGACCACTTCGGGCAGATCTGGCGCTACGACCCCTCGGCGCGTCGGCTGACCCTGGTGATCGTCTTCGGTCCGGACACCGACGTCCAGCTGCCCGGCGAGTCCCCGGACAACATCTGCCTCGCGCCCAGCGGCGGTCTGATGGTGTGCGAGGACGGCAACGGCGCCCAGCACGTCTTCGGCGTGACGCGGCAGGGCGAGGTGTACGCCATGGCCCGCGGCCGGCAGAACATCGGCACACCCGAGGCGCCGGAGTGGGGCGAGTTCGCGGGCGTCACCTTCTCCCCCGACGGGCAGACGATGTACGTCAACTGCTACACGCCCGGGACGACCTTCGCGGTGACGGGCCCCTGGCGCCGGTAG
- a CDS encoding pyrimidine reductase family protein, with product MRRLFPVTDETATRSSEEADHEWGLAELAAAYAYPELGPGPGAPEVWLRANMVSTIDGAAQHDGRSQPISTATDMRIFGTLRALADVVIAGAETVRQEGYRPARVRDEFAELREAAGQGPVPAIAVITASLDLDFSLPLYTSPVVPTLILTGAAAAPDRIAAAEKAGARVVIAGDGVGVDPARAVRALAELGHTRLLTEGGPRLLGQLVAAGVLDELCLTLSPMLTAGDAQRIAGGPSVAVPARFALDSLLEEDGFLYSRYRRA from the coding sequence ATGCGACGCCTGTTCCCTGTGACCGACGAGACAGCGACCCGGAGCTCCGAGGAGGCCGACCACGAGTGGGGCCTCGCCGAGCTGGCCGCCGCCTACGCGTATCCCGAGCTCGGGCCCGGCCCCGGGGCCCCGGAGGTGTGGCTGCGCGCCAACATGGTGTCCACGATCGACGGGGCCGCCCAGCACGACGGCCGTTCGCAGCCCATCTCCACCGCGACCGACATGCGGATCTTCGGGACGCTGCGGGCACTGGCGGACGTGGTGATCGCCGGTGCGGAAACCGTCCGCCAGGAGGGGTACCGGCCGGCACGCGTGCGTGACGAGTTCGCGGAGCTGCGCGAGGCGGCCGGACAGGGCCCGGTCCCGGCGATCGCGGTGATCACCGCCAGCCTGGACCTGGACTTCTCCCTCCCGCTGTACACCTCGCCCGTGGTGCCCACGCTGATCCTCACGGGTGCCGCGGCCGCCCCGGACCGGATCGCCGCGGCCGAGAAGGCGGGCGCGCGCGTGGTGATCGCGGGGGACGGCGTCGGCGTGGACCCCGCGCGGGCGGTACGGGCGCTCGCCGAGCTGGGACACACCCGGCTGCTGACCGAGGGCGGCCCCCGGCTGCTCGGCCAGCTGGTGGCCGCCGGAGTGCTCGACGAGCTCTGCCTGACCCTGTCCCCGATGCTCACCGCGGGGGACGCGCAGCGGATCGCCGGGGGGCCGTCGGTGGCGGTGCCGGCACGGTTCGCACTGGACTCCCTGCTGGAGGAGGACGGATTCCTCTACAGCAGGTACCGCAGGGCTTGA
- a CDS encoding slipin family protein has protein sequence MLQELVTAAVAAGAAGFVYLTAAARVVKQYERGVVFRLGQLAGEVREPGFTVIVPFVDRLHKVNMQIVTMPVPAQEGITRDNVTVRVDAVVYFRVVDAANALVKVEDYKFAVSQMAQTSLRSIIGKSELDDLLSNREKLNEGLELMIDSPAVGWGVQVDRVEIKDVSLPDAMKRSMARQAEADRERRARIINADAELQASKKLAEAAKEMSEQPAALQLRLLQTVVAVAAEKNSTLVLPFPVELLRFLERAQEHPTGT, from the coding sequence ATGCTCCAGGAACTGGTGACGGCGGCCGTGGCGGCCGGTGCCGCGGGGTTCGTCTACCTCACGGCGGCGGCCCGGGTCGTCAAGCAGTACGAGCGCGGGGTGGTCTTCCGCCTCGGGCAGCTCGCGGGTGAGGTGCGCGAGCCCGGGTTCACGGTGATCGTGCCGTTCGTGGACCGGCTGCACAAGGTGAACATGCAGATCGTCACGATGCCGGTGCCGGCCCAGGAGGGCATCACCCGGGACAACGTGACGGTGCGCGTGGACGCGGTCGTCTACTTCCGCGTCGTCGACGCCGCCAACGCCCTGGTCAAGGTCGAGGACTACAAGTTCGCCGTCTCCCAGATGGCCCAGACCTCGCTCCGCTCGATCATCGGCAAGAGCGAGCTGGACGACCTGCTGTCCAACCGCGAGAAACTCAACGAGGGCCTGGAGCTGATGATCGACAGCCCGGCCGTCGGCTGGGGCGTGCAGGTGGACCGCGTGGAGATCAAGGACGTGTCGCTGCCGGACGCGATGAAGCGGTCGATGGCCCGGCAGGCCGAGGCCGACCGTGAGCGTCGGGCCCGGATCATCAACGCCGACGCCGAACTCCAGGCCTCGAAGAAGCTCGCGGAGGCCGCCAAGGAGATGTCCGAGCAGCCCGCCGCACTCCAACTCAGGCTGCTGCAGACGGTCGTGGCGGTGGCCGCCGAGAAGAACTCGACGCTCGTCCTGCCCTTCCCGGTGGAGCTGCTCCGCTTCCTGGAGAGGGCGCAGGAGCACCCGACCGGCACATGA
- a CDS encoding carbonic anhydrase encodes MQPLIDNARTFGQRPEEFAKLAEGQSPQVLFITCSDSRVVPALITGARPGELFELRTAGNIVPPYASEHPTSEAATIEYAVEVLGVRDIVVCGHSHCGAVGALVRGDDLDAVPAVRDWLTNATPRPAGAAEDPCVAEGVQSHVLAQVLRLRSYPFIDKKLAEEQLTLHAWYYEVHTGAVRVHRAESDAFEGL; translated from the coding sequence ATGCAGCCCCTCATCGACAACGCCCGTACGTTCGGACAGCGCCCTGAGGAGTTCGCCAAGCTGGCCGAAGGCCAGTCCCCCCAGGTTCTGTTCATCACCTGCTCGGATTCCAGGGTCGTCCCGGCCCTGATCACGGGCGCCCGCCCGGGCGAGCTCTTCGAGCTGCGCACCGCGGGCAACATCGTCCCCCCGTACGCCTCCGAGCACCCCACCAGCGAGGCGGCCACCATCGAGTACGCCGTGGAGGTGCTGGGCGTCCGCGACATCGTGGTCTGCGGCCACTCGCACTGCGGTGCCGTCGGCGCCCTGGTGCGCGGCGACGACCTGGACGCCGTACCGGCCGTACGCGACTGGCTCACGAACGCCACCCCGCGTCCCGCGGGCGCGGCCGAGGACCCGTGCGTCGCCGAGGGCGTGCAGAGCCACGTCCTGGCCCAGGTACTGCGCCTGCGGTCGTACCCCTTCATCGACAAGAAGCTGGCGGAAGAACAACTGACCCTGCACGCCTGGTACTACGAGGTGCACACGGGCGCGGTGCGCGTCCACCGCGCCGAGTCCGACGCGTTCGAGGGCCTGTGA
- the zapE gene encoding cell division protein ZapE encodes MADTAPLSLCDREPHVPADRLVAEMVPPPRFDSVRFDTYIPDPNQPSQTEAVRVLAGFAAGLSGAHAVGGGKRGFLGFGKAFGKPKEARTPAGPRGVYLDGGYGVGKTHLLASLWHATPAEPSLKAFGTFVELTNLVGALGFQKTVQTLSGHRLLCIDEFELDDPGDTVLVSTLLGKLVDAGVALAATSNTLPGKLGEGRFAAADFLREIQGLAARFRPLRIDGEDYRHRGLPEAPAPFADEEVSKAAYATEGASLDDFPSLLAHLAKVHPSRYGALTDGVKAVCLTDVQPVPDQSTALRLVVLADRLYDREVPVLASGLPFDRLFSEEMLNGGYRKKYFRAISRLTALARDAKGLVEGA; translated from the coding sequence ATGGCCGACACCGCCCCGCTCTCCCTGTGCGACCGTGAGCCGCACGTCCCCGCGGACCGGCTGGTCGCCGAGATGGTGCCGCCGCCGCGGTTCGACTCGGTGCGTTTCGACACGTACATCCCGGACCCGAACCAGCCCAGCCAGACCGAGGCCGTCCGAGTCCTCGCGGGCTTCGCGGCAGGCCTCTCCGGCGCACACGCGGTCGGCGGCGGCAAGCGCGGCTTCCTCGGTTTCGGAAAGGCGTTCGGGAAGCCCAAGGAGGCCAGAACCCCGGCAGGCCCGCGCGGCGTCTATCTCGACGGCGGCTACGGCGTCGGCAAGACCCACCTGCTGGCCTCGCTCTGGCACGCCACTCCCGCCGAACCCTCCCTCAAGGCCTTCGGCACGTTCGTCGAGCTGACCAACCTGGTAGGCGCCCTCGGCTTCCAGAAGACGGTCCAGACGCTCTCCGGCCACCGCCTCCTGTGCATCGACGAGTTCGAGCTGGACGACCCGGGCGACACCGTCCTGGTCTCCACCCTGCTGGGCAAGCTGGTCGACGCGGGCGTGGCGCTCGCCGCCACCTCCAACACCCTGCCGGGCAAGCTCGGCGAGGGCCGGTTCGCGGCCGCCGACTTCCTGCGCGAGATTCAGGGCCTCGCCGCACGCTTCCGCCCCCTGCGCATCGACGGCGAGGACTACCGCCACCGAGGGCTGCCCGAGGCGCCGGCGCCGTTCGCCGACGAGGAGGTCAGCAAGGCGGCGTACGCCACCGAGGGCGCCTCGCTCGATGACTTCCCGAGCCTGTTGGCGCATCTCGCCAAGGTCCACCCGAGCCGGTACGGCGCCCTGACCGACGGCGTGAAGGCGGTGTGCCTCACGGACGTCCAACCGGTGCCGGACCAGTCGACGGCGCTTCGGCTCGTGGTGCTCGCGGACCGCCTCTACGACCGCGAGGTGCCGGTGCTGGCCTCCGGGCTGCCCTTCGACCGGCTGTTCAGCGAGGAGATGCTGAACGGCGGCTACCGCAAGAAGTACTTCCGCGCGATATCCCGGCTCACCGCGCTGGCGCGCGACGCGAAGGGTCTGGTCGAGGGCGCCTGA